A window from Prinia subflava isolate CZ2003 ecotype Zambia chromosome Z, Cam_Psub_1.2, whole genome shotgun sequence encodes these proteins:
- the LOC134564668 gene encoding programmed cell death 1 ligand 2-like — MFQILTILLLETQLSMISALFTVEVPQQLYTAEYGNNVTMECRFPVNGSVDLGLLTVVWEHKKQGLLKSKEVYTFRNGKALHPSQHPDYIGRASLLHSELKVGRAILQITNVKITDAGSYLCLIDYQGVDYKYIALEVKAAYKRINTQVVRIPGEDKFVFMCQSEGFPLAEVYWQNENFNLSGPANTTYTLTADGLYNVTSILIFKPNMSENYTCVFWNKELNGETSAHISTLALMSTQYSGQKFLISLIIPTCVTVAVLLSALIIFQKRKSFIDEQPKKDRKRKLNPNAKDENSDDFNSQTEALYLSTVTPSRDTGSVGL; from the exons ATGTTCCAGATCCTCACAATACTGTTGCTGGAAACACAGCTCTCCATGATTTCAG CTTTATTTACAGTTGAAGTTCCTCAACAGCTCTACACTGCAGAGTATGGGAACAATGTGACTATGGAATGCAGATTCCCTGTGAATGGCTCAGTAGATCTAGGACTCCTGACTGTTGTTTGGGAGCACAAAAAGCAGGGCTTGTTGAAATCAAAAGAGGTGTACACCTTCCGCAATGGGAAGGCACTCCATCCATCCCAACATCCTGATTACATAGGAAGAGCATCACTTCTGCACAGTGAACTGAAGGTGGGACGAGCCATCCTTCAGATCACCAATGTGAAGATCACAGACGCAGGATCATACCTTTGTCTCATTGACTACCAGGGTGTGGACTACAAGTACATTGCTTTGGAAGTAAAAG CAGCTTACAAGAGAATAAACACTCAAGTAGTGAGAATACCAGGTGAAGACAAGTTTGTTTTTATGTGCCAGTCAGAAGGCTTTCCTCTGGCAGAGGTTTATTGGCAAAATGAGAACTTCAATCTCAGTGGACCTGCAAATACCACCTATACACTGACTGCAGATGGCCTCTACAATGTCACCAGCATCCTGATATTCAAACCAAATATGAGTGAGAACTACACCTGTGTCTTCTGGAATAAAGAACTGAATGGAGAAACTTCAGCTCACATTTCCACTTTAG CTTTAATGAGCACACAGTATAGTGGACAAAAATTCCTGATCTCTTTAATCATCCCCACATGTGTGACTGTAGCTGTCCTTCTCTCTGCACtaataatttttcagaagagaaaatcaTTCATCGATGAGCAACCCAAAAAAG acaggaaaagaaaactgaaccCTAATGCAAAGGATGAAAACA gtGATGATTTTAACTCTCAGACTGAGGCTTTATACTTGTCAACTGTCACACCTTCAAGAGACACTGGAAGTGTGGGTCTGTGA